In Castanea sativa cultivar Marrone di Chiusa Pesio chromosome 6, ASM4071231v1, a single window of DNA contains:
- the LOC142638482 gene encoding serine/threonine-protein kinase ZRK1-like has product MQSWLRDHFFKGIKERKERERLFLENGSKVLEKLVASCNGKPVPLRNFSAQELCQATNNYCENLVWNWYKGSLEERIVLVKRSLDSIEWADFFINDIVISAQMCGHSNVLRPIGCCLETQHPILVYEFAANGILSDRIYVSRVTMLQYQPMPWEKRLKIARQIAHVISYLHTAFYRPVIHMTIDMYSILLDEHDVPKLSNFLISVAIPKGETDVEAYEGIRNTRYCTPEFRASGKVTEKTDVYKFGGLLLELFTGKDSDVITQLPIYKRLVAYPAQGSCINEIVDPAIMADGKESASLQRQLQAVLDLILICTKEDPQRRPSMVDVTKELRQIERFVPRLIIIYLLGFIYVLLCHY; this is encoded by the coding sequence ATGCAGAGTTGGTTGAGAgatcatttttttaaagggattaaggaaagaaaggaaagagagagactTTTTCTTGAGAATGGAAGCAAGGTCCTAGAGAAGCTGGTTGCCTCTTGCAATGGTAAGCCTGTTCCCCTTCGTAACTTCTCTGCTCAAGAGCTCTGTCAAGCAACCAACAATTACTGTGAAAATCTGGTATGGAATTGGTACAAGGGTTCTCTTGAAGAACGAATTGTTCTCGTTAAGAGATCTCTTGACTCTATAGAATGGGCTGACTTTTTTATCAATGATATAGTGATTTCAGCACAGATGTGTGGCCACAGTAATGTACTAAGGCCTATTGGGTGTTGTCTGGAGACTCAACATCCCATTTTAGTGTATGAATTTGCTGCAAATGGTATCCTTTCTGATCGAATTTACGTCTCACGTGTTACTATGCTACAATATCAGCCCATGCCGTGGGAGAAAAGGTTAAAGATTGCAAGGCAGATTGCTCATGTTATTTCCTATCTCCATACTGCATTTTATAGACCTGTCATCCATATGACTATAGATATGTACAGTATCTTATTAGATGAACACGATGTTCCCAAATTGTCCAACTTTTTAATTTCGGTAGCAATACCTAAGGGCGAAACTGACGTGGAAGCTTATGAGGGCATTCGAAATACAAGGTACTGCACCCCTGAGTTTAGAGCATCAGGCAAAGTAACAGAGAAAACTGATGTATATAAATTCGGTGGGCTACTTCTAGAACTTTTCACTGGAAAGGACTCTGATGTAATAACCCAATTGCCAATTTATAAAAGATTGGTAGCATACCCTGCTCAAGGTAGTTGCATAAACGAGATTGTGGATCCTGCAATCATGGCAGATGGGAAAGAGAGTGCTAGTTTACAGCGGCAATTACAAGCTGTGTTGGACCTTATTTTGATATGTACAAAGGAAGATCCACAGAGAAGGCCGAGTATGGTAGATGTCACCAAAGAACTCAGGCAGATTGAGAGGTTTGTTCCTAGACTAATAATTATTTACTTACTTGGATTCATTTATGTATTATTATGTCATTATTAG
- the LOC142638484 gene encoding serine/threonine-protein kinase ZRK1-like — MNMDRKEKERAFFENGSMVLEKLIAFCNGKSIPIRGFSYEELKQATNNYDARLVIVQDELYWKWYKGSLDGRLVSIRKFEGGVHITEGRDLSNYVINDLVISAKMSAHKNVLKLIGCCLETRPPILVHEFAANGSLANRIQGTHGSQQHQPLTWASTLKIAREIAHAISYLHTAFSRPIIHRDINMRNIFLDQHDVAKLSNFEFSILVPEGETHVQVDFLSWSVRYMSPEYFATGKVTEKADVYSFGVLLLELVKGKNSNDFTQLNNGEGVDFSKPKKECVGLVVGMQNGAQGRCIVDPTILAEEGRASTTEQQLQAVVDLALTCRKRDSEIRPTMVDVTKELMRIEKLVL, encoded by the coding sequence ATGAATATGgatagaaaggaaaaagagagagcatTTTTTGAGAATGGAAGCATGGTACTGGAAAAGCTGATTGCCTTCTGTAATGGCAAGTCCATTCCCATTCGTGGCTTCTCTTATGAAGAGCTCAAGCAGGCAACCAACAACTATGATGCTCGTCTTGTTATAGTCCAAGATGAGCTGTACTGGAAATGGTACAAGGGTTCTCTTGACGGCCGACTTGTTTCCATTAGGAAATTTGAAGGCGGTGTACACATTACAGAAGGCCGGGACTTGTCCAACTACGTCATCAATGATCTAGTGATTTCTGCAAAGATGAGCGCTCACAAAAATGTACTAAAACTTATAGGATGCTGCCTCGAGACTCGACCTCCCATTTTAGTACATGAATTTGCTGCAAATGGTAGCCTTGCCAATCGAATTCAGGGCACTCATGGCAGTCAACAACATCAGCCGTTAACATGGGCAAGCACGTTAAAGATTGCGAGGGAGATTGCTCATGCAATTTCATATCTCCATACTGCATTCTCTAGACCCATCATCCACAGGGATATAAATATGCGAAATATCTTCTTAGACCAACATGATGTTGCCAAATTATCCAACTTCGAGTTTTCTATATTAGTCCCCGAAGGTGAGACTCACGTTCAAGTTGATTTCTTGTCTTGGAGTGTAAGATACATGTCTCCTGAGTATTTTGCTACGGGTAAGGTAACGGAGAAAGctgatgtttatagttttgggGTACTTCTTTTAGAACTTGTAAAAGGTAAGAATTCAAATGATTTTACCCAATTGAATAATGGTGAAGGTGTGGACTTctccaaaccaaaaaaagagtgTGTTGGATTAGTTGTAGGTATGCAAAATGGTGCTCAAGGTCGTTGCATTGTGGATCCTACAATCTTGGCAGAGGAAGGGAGAGCTAGTACTACAGAGCAACAATTGCAAGCAGTGGTAGACCTTGCCTTAACATGTAGAAAAAGAGACTCAGAGATAAGACCAACTATGGTAGATGTTACCAAAGAACTCATGCGGATTGAGAAGCTTGtcctataa